The following proteins are encoded in a genomic region of Oryza brachyantha chromosome 11, ObraRS2, whole genome shotgun sequence:
- the LOC107305524 gene encoding uncharacterized protein LOC107305524 yields the protein MESQEREEGDEQLKEKKKKERLLDFLRAAPFKAAPPWFLTRLASLRATKPAASRRLPAFARSVDLRALRAKCVAWARHPMNAALLVWLAFVAGGVAFVLLLMTGALNSAVPDASRRRRWTEVANQVLNALFTVMCVYQHPRLCHHLALLLRWRAADVAELRSLYCKNGAAGLQSERLHVAFVVLLLHATCFAQYGYCALFWFFRTDTRPDLAVNLCMALGLGAPIVAGLYMAYGPLGRKIVLIPATTDDEAAELQGEETNDMTMTAQCDNNRVAVAKPEWAGGLFDLGDDPTVAALSLSCTFCVFGWNMERLGLGNMYVHVFTFALLCAAPVLLFAVAALNVHDDTLRFVVGATGALLSVLGLMYGGFWRAQMRRRFGLPADLWTMCGGRATAADYGKWLCCAPCALAQEVRTANLYDVEENVLYVRDVKGGNGKEEEEVSPKPAAMAPLEREGCVVAVDAPPLPIRIEGNDEYCCGGGLLVDIEN from the coding sequence ATGGAATCACAAGAACGTGAAGAGGGTGATGAGCAGCttaaggagaagaagaagaaggagaggctCCTTGACTTCCTCCGGGCCGCGCCCTTCAAGGCGGCGCCACCATGGTTCCTCACCCGgctcgcctccctccgcgcCACAAAACCTGCAGCTTCCCGCCGCTTACCGGCGTTCGCCCGCTCTGTGGACTTGCGCGCCCTTCGCGCCAAGTGCGTCGCATGGGCCAGACACCCTATGAACGCGGCTCTGCTCGTCTGGCTCGCattcgtcgccggcggcgtcgccttCGTCCTCCTTCTCATGACCGGCGCGCTCAACTCCGCCGTGCCcgacgcctcgcgccgccgccgctggaccGAGGTGGCCAACCAGGTGCTCAACGCGCTCTTCACCGTCATGTGCGTCTACCAGCACCCCAGGCTCTGCCACCAtctcgctctcctcctccgctggcgcgccgccgacgtcgccgagcTCCGGTCCCTGTACTGCAAGAATGGCGCCGCCGGCTTGCAGAGCGAGCGCCTCCACGTGGCGTTCGTCGTGCTGCTGCTCCACGCCACGTGCTTCGCCCAGTACGGCTACTGCGCGCTCTTCTGGTTCTTCCGCACCGACACGCGCCCGGACTTGGCCGTCAATCTCTGCATGGCGCTCGGCCTCGGCGCCCCCATCGTCGCCGGCTTGTACATGGCGTATGGCCCGCTCGGCCGAAAGATTGTGCTGATCCCGGCGACCACCGACGACGAGGCTGCGGAGCTGCAGGGTGAGGAGACAAACGACATGACCATGACGGCGCAATGTGACAACAACAGGGTGGCGGTCGCGAAGCCGGAGTGGGCCGGCGGGCTGTTCGACCTCGGCGACGacccgacggtggcggcgctgtCGCTGTCGTGCACGTTCTGCGTGTTCGGGTGGAACATGGAGCGGCTGGGTCTCGGCAACATGTACGTGCACGTCTTCACGTTCGCGCTGCTCTGCGCGGCGCCGGTGCTGTTGTTCGCGGTCGCGGCGCTGAACGTCCACGACGACACGCTGCGGTTCGTCGTCGGCGCCACGGGCGCGTTGCTTTCCGTGCTGGGACTCATGTACGGCGGGTTCTGGCGCGCGCAGATGCGGAGGCGCTTCGGGCTGCCGGCCGACCTCTGGACCATGTGCGGCGGACgggccacggcggcggactACGGCAAGTGGCTGTGCTGCGCGCCGTGCGCGCTGGCGCAGGAGGTGAGGACGGCGAACCTGTACGACGTGGAGGAGAATGTGTTGTACGTTAGGGATGTGAAAGGCGGCAAcggcaaggaggaggaggaggtgtctCCCAAACCGGCGGCAATGGCACCTCTGGAGAGAGAAGgctgcgtcgtcgccgttgatgcaccgccgctgccgatcaGAATTGAGGGAAACGATGAATATTGTTGTGGCGGTGGGCTCCTCGTCGATATAGAGAATTAG